Genomic window (Meles meles unplaced genomic scaffold, mMelMel3.1 paternal haplotype, whole genome shotgun sequence):
aataagtcagagaaagacaattatcatattgctTCATTCACATGTAGAACTGAAAAAATAGTGcaaaggaccacaggggaagggagggaaaaatgaatgggaagaaataagagagggagacaaaccatgaaagactctggactcctggaaacaaactgagagttacagaagggaggggggttgggggttgcataacagggtgatgggtattaaaaagGAAGTgtgttgtgatgggcactgggtgttttatgcaactaaagaattgttgaacactacatcaaaaactaatgatttagggacgcctgggtgtctcagtgggttaaagcctctgccttcggctcaggtcatgatcccagggttctgggatggagccccgcatcgggctctctgctctgtggacagcctgcttcctcctctctctctctctgcctgcctctctgcctacttgtgatctctgtctgtcaaataaataaataaaatctttaaaaaaaaacaaactaatgatttattatatgtcgactaattgaacataataaataagaacaaatgagaaaataaaaacaaaaacaaggacaagagaaatcataaatattcttcaaaagttAACTCTGAAAATAACATTTCCCCCTGACAAATATTCTGGATACTTACTATGTGTCAAAAACTGTCATTATGTCtctacagaattttttaaacaatatgttATGTAAAACCATAGAAATAAAGAGTAAGTTACAAATTACTGCCTTTAAACTAAAACTACTGTTTTGTAAAATGATAATTCAGTGACTCTCTAATGGAGAGTATAAGAACATCATGATTTCAACACCTTTTTTTGATTCAGAAGGACATTTTTCATTTGTGCATCATTTTATTTAGCAGTCTTTGCAGagcatcttttacttctttgttccttAGAGTATAGATGAGAGGATTCAACAGTGGTGTGACCAAAGTGTAGAAGAAAGTGAAGATCTTGCCATAATTTGAAGCAAAGTGGTTCTTAGGATCTGCATAAACCATGGCCACTGTCCCATAAAACATGAAGACCACAATAAGGTGGGAAGAACAGGTGGCAAtggcttttttccttccctcttctgagTGGAGTTTCCCCAAGGCTCGAGCTATACAGCCATAAGAAGTCAGGATCAATACCACTGGTACAATGGTGAAAAGGTCAGCAGAGATGGTCATTTGCCACTCAATGGCTGAGGTATCTCCACATGCTAGGCGTATGAAGGCAGGAACTTCGCACAGAAAATCATCCAGGTGGTGGTGGGTGCAAAAAGGAAGCTGGAATGTGATGGGAGATTGGGTTACAGATTCCATCAGTCCAGACAGCCAGGCTATTAGTACCAGTTTCCAACAGAACTGATGATTCATGATGATGGTATAATGCAGAGGCTGGCAAATAGCAACATAGCGGTCAAAGGCCATCATCACCAACATAACACCTTCTGTTGCCCCAAGGCAGAGGAACACAGATAGTTGAATGACACAGCCTGTGTAGGTGATGCTCTTGTCTGGCCCCCACAAATTAGACAACATCTGAGGCACAGCAGTTGTAGTGAAGCAGAGATccaagaaggaaagattgctaagaaagaaatacatgggagTGTAGAGATGAATGTCCACACAAGAGAGCAAGATAATGGTTGAGTTGGAGAGGATGATCATGGCATATAAAATGATCACTATCCAGAAGAGAATTATTTCCAGATGGGGCCATTTAGTGAAGCCAAGAAGAATAAAGCCTACTTGGAAACTGTTGTTTCTCATTGCTAGTGCTTTTGACATTGGTGCTTGGACATAATTATAAGTAAGATTTTGTGAATGAATTTCACAGAAAGGATACAGCCATTACTAGTTTTCCAGGGGGTCTTAGGACATGGAACATTTGGATGTTTTTCCTTATATCCGAGCAGTTGTATACAATCTCTCTTCCAtaagtttgtgttttttatacAAAAGTGGTATTATTAAGATCCTGatgaggagggcgcctgggtggctcagttggttaagtgactgccttcagctcaggtcatgatcccagagtcctgggatcgagtcccacatcgggctccctgctccttggagagtctgcttctccctctgactttctcccctctcatgctctctctcactgtctctctctctcaaataaatacataaaatctttaaaaaaaaaagatcctggtgagaaaaacaaaaatgagataaatgtaGCTAAAATTAAATCTCCTTACAAGTTAGAGCCCACTGATGAATACCTGAGGCCCGCAGAGTGTGACATTTCAAGGAACGCATGGCTGCCTTAATGTTGATGTTTCATTAGAGATTAAAAGCAAACTTATCTTAACAATAACCACATCTCCAAGATCCTGTAGACTCTAACTTCAGCATACAGAAATCTTAGAAACTTATGCTCTACCCCAACTCCctccacaaatttaaaaatatatgatttttcacTCCTCACAGTCAtaagtgcagctctttctgcccacaggtcctgtcaaTTTTTGCACcataaaacatctcaagaattctttcttgactatCACACTTGATGGCCCCAAATCAATATTACCTTGGGGATTTCTCTCTGGAATTTAATAGCAGCATTCCCAATGAACACCTTTATGCAATTAACATTCCCTTTTAGCTACATATGTAGTGTCTTTTgcatagttttaatttacattgtttGGTGATGTTATTAAGATCATGAAAAATGGAGATTATCCAAGGAACAAAGCCCCTGGGCTCTAAATATAGACCCTAAATAGTGAGACTGAGCATAAATAAACTTTTGAGTGTCTGAAGAACAACCCTAACCCTGGGATAGAAAACATActagtttttaaatgaaacaaaggtCATTTAACCTTAACTAAGTTAACTTTAATTACTTAAGTAAACAAGTTTAAATTTCTGAGACACTATTCTTACCTTAGaaatgattatattattattattatatctctatttatctaagtaaataaataaatcgataTCTCTATTTATTATCTCTAATTCTTATCTCAGAGAATTTGGATCCAGATTAATGTGGATAATGTTATAATAGTACCTTtacctttgaaataaaaacacttaaccttacaaactaggaaaagagaaaacagtgagatttttaaaaagattttagctatttatttgacagaaggagagagagcaaaggaagcATAAGTAGGATgagtggcacagggagagggagaggagaagaaggctcctcaccaagaagggatcctgatgtggggttcaatccaggaccttgggatcatgacctgagctgaagacagaaacttagctgactgagccacccaggtatccagaAAGCACTATAATTTCTATATAATTATCACCCCATAAGCATCCCTCATTGGTTTTCTTCAATAATTGGTagggaataataaataaatttccaaaaatcaaaactaaaagatataaataatcaaaatgacaaatttactaactatgattattttaaagttctgctTCATGGGCAGGAGAGAAAGATGGTCCATTGCCATTAGTTAAAGAATACTAATGTGCAAAACAGGACTTAGGGAAATTTTTTCGAgtattaattttatctctttaagaaacTGAAGAGTAGTTCAGAAGAAATCTCAACAATGTAATACTgataagataaaaaaatgttgtttggtgaaagaaactgagtttttatactgtaaaaatttaaatttgtaaatgagCAAACAATGCAAAAATTGAAACACTGGGAGACAGattctacttttcttccttttttttttggtgacagattcttttttttttcagattctttttttttaagattttatttatttatttgacagacagagatcataggtaggcagagaggcagccagaggcagaggaaggaaagcaggctccctgctgagcagagagctccatgcggggctcgatcccaggaccatgacctgagccgaaggcagaggctttaacccactgagccacccaggtgcccgacagATTCTATTAAATAGCAATTTCACGGGTATTACTGAATTCCTGCCATGTGCCACACACTGAATGATAATGAGGGAATGTACtgtgaacaaagaaatgaaatccttgcTCTTATCAAACTTACAGTTCCATGAATGTGAGACATGAAGtaaagaaatgagcaaattatggggcgcctgggtggctcagtgggttaaagcctctgccttcagctcaggtcatgatctcagggtcctgggatcaagccccgcatcgggctctctgctcagtggggtgcctgcttcctcctctctctctgtctgcctctctgcctacttgtgatctctgtctgtcaaataaataaataaaatcttttaaaaaaatgagcaaattataAGTATTCAACTATTT
Coding sequences:
- the LOC123935998 gene encoding olfactory receptor 2H1-like; the protein is MAFDRYVAICQPLHYTIIMNHQFCWKLVLIAWLSGLMESVTQSPITFQLPFCTHHHLDDFLCEVPAFIRLACGDTSAIEWQMTISADLFTIVPVVLILTSYGCIARALGKLHSEEGRKKAIATCSSHLIVVFMFYGTVAMVYADPKNHFASNYGKIFTFFYTLVTPLLNPLIYTLRNKEVKDALQRLLNKMMHK